One window of Pseudomonas sp. FP198 genomic DNA carries:
- the aroK gene encoding shikimate kinase AroK has product MRNLILVGPMGAGKSTIGRLLAKELRLPFKDSDKEIELRTGANIPWIFDKEGEPGFRDREQAMIAELCGFEGVVLATGGGAVMREANRRALHAGGRVVYLHASVEQQVGRTARDRNRPLLRTADPAKTLRDLLELRDPLYREIADLVIETDERPPRMVVLEILDRLQQLPPR; this is encoded by the coding sequence GTGCGAAATTTGATTCTTGTTGGACCGATGGGGGCTGGAAAAAGCACCATCGGTCGTTTGCTGGCCAAAGAGCTGCGCCTGCCATTCAAAGATTCCGACAAGGAAATTGAATTGCGCACGGGCGCCAATATCCCATGGATCTTCGATAAGGAAGGCGAACCGGGCTTTCGCGACCGCGAGCAGGCGATGATTGCCGAGCTGTGCGGTTTCGAAGGCGTGGTGCTGGCGACCGGTGGCGGCGCGGTCATGCGCGAGGCCAATCGTCGGGCGCTGCATGCCGGCGGACGGGTGGTCTACCTGCACGCCTCAGTCGAACAGCAGGTGGGTCGCACCGCCCGTGATCGCAACCGGCCGCTGTTGCGCACCGCCGACCCGGCCAAGACGCTACGTGATCTGCTGGAATTGCGTGATCCGCTGTATCGGGAAATCGCCGACCTGGTCATCGAAACCGATGAACGGCCGCCACGGATGGTGGTGCTGGAAATTCTCGATCGCCTTCAGCAACTGCCACCCCGTTAA
- the pilQ gene encoding type IV pilus secretin PilQ, whose protein sequence is MNRFFSALGISLWIALLSPVVHGASLKALDVAALPGDRVELKLTFDGPPPKPRGYTTEQPARIALDLQGVTSQLASKSRDLGSGNARSATVVEAGDRTRLIIGLTQLAPYDTRVEGNNLFVVVGKGATPRSPTQPARPAAPVPAPARARAPAGKAIRGVDFQRGTQGEGNVVIDLSDPSIAPDIQEREGKIILDFARTQLPEPLRVRLDVKDFATPVQFINASAGSDRATISIEPSGTFDYSTYQTDNKLTVSVRPMTVEDLQKRDTDRAAYSGEKLSLNFQDIEVRSVLQLIADFTNLNLVASDTVQGGITLRLQNVPWDQALDLVLKTKGLDKRKVGNVLLVAPADEIAARERQELESQKQIADLAPLRRELLQVNYAKAADIAKLFQSVTSAEAKADERGTITVDERTNNIIAYQTQDRLDELRRIVAQLDIPVRQVMIEARIVEANVDYDKSLGVRWGGSIQNKGNWNSSGVTTGDSTTIGTPGSTSTNQPFVDLGASGNTSGIGIAFITDNVLLDLELTAMEKTGNGEIVSQPKVVTSDKETAKILKGTEIPYQEASSSGATSVSFKEASLSLEVTPQITPDNRIIMEVKVTKDEPDYLNKVQDVPPIKKNEVNAKVLVNDGETIVIGGVFSNTQSKVVDKVPFLGDVPYLGRLFRRDVVSEKKSELLVFLTPRIMNNQAIAVSR, encoded by the coding sequence ATGAACAGGTTTTTTTCAGCCCTCGGTATTTCGCTATGGATAGCGTTGTTGTCGCCGGTGGTTCATGGCGCCAGCCTGAAAGCGCTGGATGTGGCGGCGTTACCGGGGGACCGGGTCGAGTTGAAGTTGACCTTCGACGGGCCGCCGCCCAAGCCCCGTGGTTATACCACCGAGCAACCGGCCCGGATTGCGCTTGATCTGCAGGGGGTGACCAGCCAACTGGCCAGCAAGAGCCGTGACCTGGGCAGCGGCAATGCCCGCAGCGCCACCGTGGTCGAGGCGGGGGATCGGACCCGGTTGATCATCGGCCTTACGCAACTGGCGCCCTATGACACGCGCGTAGAGGGCAACAACCTGTTTGTGGTGGTTGGCAAGGGCGCGACCCCGAGGAGCCCAACCCAACCCGCTCGCCCGGCAGCCCCCGTCCCTGCGCCTGCCAGGGCTCGCGCCCCGGCGGGCAAAGCCATTCGCGGGGTGGATTTCCAGCGCGGGACCCAGGGCGAAGGCAATGTGGTGATCGATTTGTCCGATCCGTCGATCGCCCCGGACATCCAGGAGCGCGAAGGCAAGATCATCCTCGATTTCGCCAGGACCCAGTTGCCCGAGCCGCTGAGGGTGCGCCTGGACGTCAAGGATTTCGCCACCCCGGTGCAGTTCATCAATGCCAGCGCCGGCTCCGATCGCGCCACCATCAGCATCGAACCCAGCGGAACCTTTGATTACTCGACCTACCAGACCGACAACAAGCTGACCGTCAGTGTCCGGCCGATGACCGTCGAGGACCTGCAAAAACGCGATACCGATCGAGCCGCCTATAGCGGCGAAAAATTGTCCCTGAACTTCCAGGACATCGAGGTGCGTTCGGTACTGCAGCTGATTGCCGATTTCACCAATCTCAACCTGGTGGCCAGCGATACGGTGCAGGGCGGTATCACCTTGCGGTTGCAGAACGTGCCGTGGGATCAGGCGCTGGACCTTGTGCTCAAGACCAAGGGGCTCGACAAGCGCAAAGTGGGTAACGTGCTGCTGGTGGCGCCGGCCGACGAGATCGCCGCCCGCGAACGCCAGGAGCTGGAATCGCAGAAGCAGATTGCCGACCTCGCCCCGTTGCGCCGCGAACTGCTGCAGGTCAACTACGCGAAGGCGGCGGACATCGCCAAGCTCTTCCAGTCGGTGACCAGTGCCGAGGCCAAGGCCGATGAGCGCGGCACGATCACGGTCGATGAGCGGACCAACAACATCATCGCCTACCAGACCCAGGACCGGCTCGACGAACTGCGGCGGATCGTGGCGCAGCTGGATATCCCGGTGCGCCAGGTGATGATCGAAGCGCGGATCGTCGAGGCCAACGTCGACTACGACAAAAGCCTGGGCGTGCGCTGGGGGGGCTCGATACAGAACAAGGGCAACTGGAACTCTTCCGGGGTGACCACCGGTGATTCCACCACCATTGGTACGCCAGGCAGCACCAGCACCAACCAGCCATTCGTCGACCTCGGCGCCTCTGGCAATACGTCGGGGATCGGTATCGCGTTCATCACCGACAACGTCCTGCTCGACCTTGAGCTGACGGCCATGGAGAAAACCGGCAACGGTGAAATCGTCTCACAGCCCAAGGTGGTGACCTCCGACAAGGAGACGGCAAAAATCCTCAAGGGCACGGAGATTCCCTACCAGGAGGCCAGCTCCAGCGGCGCCACCTCGGTGTCGTTCAAGGAGGCCTCGTTGTCGCTTGAGGTCACGCCGCAGATAACCCCGGACAACCGCATCATCATGGAGGTCAAGGTCACCAAGGATGAGCCGGACTACCTGAACAAGGTCCAGGATGTACCGCCGATCAAGAAAAACGAGGTCAACGCCAAGGTGCTGGTCAATGACGGCGAGACCATTGTGATTGGGGGCGTTTTCTCAAATACTCAGAGCAAGGTTGTAGATAAGGTGCCATTTCTTGGCGATGTGCCGTATCTTGGCCGCCTTTTCCGGCGTGATGTGGTTTCGGAGAAAAAATCCGAGCTGCTGGTATTTCTCACTCCGCGTATCATGAACAACCAGGCGATTGCTGTGAGTCGTTGA
- a CDS encoding pilus assembly protein PilP: MTPVCRLGLLVGLVALAGCNNDNGFSDLDAYMNEMRLRPPGKIEPMPTFRPHETFTYSAANLRSPFSRQVPVDQAGRQQGSRNVRPDPNRVKQYLEGFNIEQFEMVGTISNASGSFALLRGAGGVHRLKVGDYLGRNDGRIIAISATQVEVVEIVPDGQGAWLERPRTIPLKEHTIVEPQQ, from the coding sequence ATGACGCCGGTCTGCCGCCTGGGTCTGCTGGTCGGGCTGGTTGCGCTGGCCGGGTGCAACAACGACAACGGTTTCAGTGACCTGGATGCCTACATGAACGAGATGCGCCTGCGCCCGCCCGGCAAGATCGAACCCATGCCGACGTTCAGGCCTCACGAAACCTTTACCTACAGCGCGGCCAACCTGCGCAGCCCTTTTTCCCGGCAGGTTCCAGTCGATCAGGCGGGTCGACAGCAGGGCTCGCGCAACGTCCGCCCCGACCCGAACCGAGTCAAGCAATACCTGGAAGGCTTCAACATCGAGCAATTCGAGATGGTCGGTACGATCTCCAATGCCAGTGGCTCTTTTGCGCTGTTACGTGGCGCGGGTGGGGTACACCGGCTGAAGGTCGGAGATTACCTGGGGCGTAACGACGGGCGGATCATCGCTATCAGCGCCACCCAGGTTGAAGTGGTCGAAATCGTTCCCGATGGCCAGGGCGCCTGGCTGGAGCGGCCGCGGACCATTCCCTTGAAAGAGCACACAATAGTGGAACCCCAACAATGA
- the pilO gene encoding type 4a pilus biogenesis protein PilO: MKPGEWFDALRKIDLSDLDTNNVGSWPTPVKWLAGIMLVILVLGLGYNFALSDLETQLQQVREEENTLKAQFAGKAHMAANLERYTEQMKQMETSFGVLLRQLPSDTEVPGLLEDITRTGLGSGLEFEEIKLLPEVTQPFYIELPIQITVTGGYHDLATFVSGVAGLPRIVTLHDFEIAPMEPEAGTKLRMNIQAKTYRYNEQEAQP; encoded by the coding sequence ATGAAGCCGGGAGAGTGGTTCGACGCGCTGCGCAAGATCGATCTCAGTGACCTGGACACCAACAACGTCGGTTCATGGCCGACGCCGGTGAAGTGGCTGGCCGGCATCATGCTGGTGATCCTGGTGCTCGGCCTGGGCTACAACTTTGCCCTCAGTGACCTGGAAACCCAGCTGCAGCAGGTCCGTGAAGAGGAGAACACCCTCAAGGCGCAATTTGCCGGCAAGGCGCACATGGCGGCGAACCTGGAGCGCTACACCGAGCAGATGAAGCAGATGGAAACTTCTTTTGGCGTGCTGTTGCGGCAATTGCCCAGTGACACCGAAGTGCCGGGCCTGCTGGAGGACATCACGCGCACCGGCCTGGGCAGCGGCCTGGAGTTCGAGGAGATCAAGTTGCTGCCGGAGGTCACCCAGCCGTTCTACATCGAGTTGCCGATCCAGATCACCGTGACCGGCGGCTACCATGACCTGGCGACCTTCGTCAGTGGCGTAGCCGGGTTGCCCCGGATCGTCACCTTGCACGATTTCGAGATCGCGCCGATGGAGCCGGAGGCGGGGACGAAGCTGCGCATGAACATCCAGGCCAAGACCTACCGGTACAACGAGCAGGAGGCGCAGCCATGA